CGCATCTCGTGCAGCACGACGCGCGCGCCGGCCTCAGCCGCCTGCCATGCCGCCTCGCAGCCAGCCATACCGCCGCCAATAATGTGTATCGGGTTTGTCATGGCGCGAGATATACGCGTCGCCGGGACCGGCTTAAAGCCCCGGCCTGCGCTTATGGCCGGTTGACGATCTAGGCGGTTTCAGGCTTCCCTTGAAGCGCGAAGAATTCATGAGGGGAAACTATCGTGCGTTGGCTTATCGGTGTGGTTCTGACGGCTGCCTTCGCATTCACTGCCGGCGCGCACGCCCGCATGGATGAGCCTGCTCCCTTGCCCGAAGCCGTGGCGATCGCCTGGGAGCGGGATCAGCAAGCGTTGCAGGCGGGCGACATTGAAGCGGCGGGTGAGGCGGCCCGCGACGCCCATCGCGCCGCCGAGGCGGGCGGCGTTGATCCTTTGACCCGCGCCATTCTGGCTGACAATGCCGGGCAATATGCGTTCGTGCGCGGGGAATTTGCCGATGCGCGCGCCATGCTGGGCGTCGCGGCCACCCGGTACGGGCAAATGGATGAGAGCCAACTCAACAGCCGTGTGCGCGTCATGGCGCTGGTCGCCGACGCCTATTATAGCGAGGAGAACTACCGTGAGGCCCTCAACCAGGTGGACCAGACGCTGGCGGCGGCAGGTCCCTCGGGGGTGGATGCGGACCGGGACCGCGAGATCGCGGAGGCCCTCGTGGTGCGCGCCCGGTCGCAATGGCGCCTGAATTCACTGTCCGACGCCGGGCGCACCGCCGGCGAGGCGTTGATCCTCATGGAGCCCCAGGGCTACGAGACCTTCACCTGGTCCGGCCTGATGGCGTTCTATATGGGCTTGGACACTACGCTCAGAGGCCGCCATCACGATGCAGCATGGTGGTTCGCCGTGGCTGACCATCTATTTCGCCAGCAGGGCCAGGGCGGGCATCTGAGTACGGTCTCGGACGTCTGGTCGCGCTATGCGCGGTCGCGGCTTACGGCAGGCCAGCGGCGCGAACTGATCGGCCGGCTGGCCGAGGCTGGCTATTTCAGCGCCCTTGCCCAGGAGGCCGCAGAAACCGAGCTGGC
The window above is part of the Hyphomonadaceae bacterium ML37 genome. Proteins encoded here:
- a CDS encoding energy transducer TonB, whose protein sequence is MRWLIGVVLTAAFAFTAGAHARMDEPAPLPEAVAIAWERDQQALQAGDIEAAGEAARDAHRAAEAGGVDPLTRAILADNAGQYAFVRGEFADARAMLGVAATRYGQMDESQLNSRVRVMALVADAYYSEENYREALNQVDQTLAAAGPSGVDADRDREIAEALVVRARSQWRLNSLSDAGRTAGEALILMEPQGYETFTWSGLMAFYMGLDTTLRGRHHDAAWWFAVADHLFRQQGQGGHLSTVSDVWSRYARSRLTAGQRRELIGRLAEAGYFSALAQEAAETELAEAEQEERETAAPDPNNRPARPTRRREPDYPIEAAAAGVEGVALVTFTVDENGRARDAEVVFSAPHPVFGEAALRAVRGWRYEPRLVDGVPTAHEGVQTTLDFRMMD